One part of the Paroedura picta isolate Pp20150507F chromosome 5, Ppicta_v3.0, whole genome shotgun sequence genome encodes these proteins:
- the LOC143838998 gene encoding protein NKG7-like, with translation MLACRILNLLVACVSLACLLMALVTDYWLVAYGAKDIAHSGLWKTCRGGHCFAPLMPDDYIVATRVFLILASLAAFALTVSIIALFTRHTIYNVRGSFIASMSAFSAGLCTLIAVAVYTAESWENKDSSIQRTYEWSFYLAWATFPMLLLAGALSLLLHLRSPASSYERV, from the exons ATGCTGGCCTGCAGAATCCTCAACCTGCTGGTGGCCTGTGTGAGCCTTGCCTGTCTGCTGATGGCGCTTGTGACTGACTACTGGCTAGTGGCCTATGGAGCAAAAGATATAGCCCACAGTGGCCTCTGGAAGACTTGCCGTGGGGGACACTGCTTTGCCCCATTAATGCCTGATG ATTACATTGTGGCCACGCGCGTGTTCCTGATCTTGGCCTCCCTGGCAGCTTTCGCACTCACGGTTTCTATCATTGCCCTGTTCACACGACACACCATCTACAATGTACGGGGATCCTTCATCGCTTCCATGTCGGCCTTCTCAGCTG GACTCTGCACGCTCATCGCCGTGGCCGTGTACACGGCAGAATCCTGGGAGAACAAAGATTCCAGCATCCAGCGCACTTACGAGTGGTCCTTCTACCTCGCGTGGGCAACCTTCCCCATGCTTCTGCTGGCCG GTGCGTTGAGCCTTCTTCTGCACCTACGCTCCCCCGCTTCCAGCTACGAGAGAGTGTGA